A window of the Brassica oleracea var. oleracea cultivar TO1000 chromosome C1, BOL, whole genome shotgun sequence genome harbors these coding sequences:
- the LOC106315196 gene encoding uncharacterized protein LOC106315196 produces the protein MEKKQGFFSALRGLSPSRSRTRSRSVSPARSSSPMTALSWGRKNFTGGAAAANYYVTQPELLIERSGSLRPVMEGPDLDEEEEGGGGSVGDSKRLGSGLGNWVKGQLSRAPSVAATAAHRRNDLRLLLGVMGAPLAPIHFSSSDPLPHLSIKNTPIETSSAQYILQQYTAASGGQKLQSSIKNAYAMGKLKMITSEIQTATRTVRNRNPSKAETGGFVLWQMNPDMWYVELSVGGNKVRAGCNGKLVWRHTPWLGSHTAKGPVRPLRRGLQGLDPRTTAAMFAEAKCIGEKNVNGEDCFILKLSTDPETLKARSEGPAEIIRHVLSGYFSQKTGLLVHIEDSHLTRIQSNGGDTVFWETTYNSSLDDYRQVEGVMIAHSGHSVVTLFRFGEVAMSHTRTKMEESWTIEEVAFNVPGLSLDCFIPPADLKTGSVADSCEYGQEERGKAAHRAKVAALEN, from the exons ATGGAGAAAAAACAAGGATTCTTCTCTGCTCTCAGAGGTCTCTCTCCGTCGCGTTCCAGGACAAGGTCTCGCTCCGTCAGCCCCGCTCGGTCTAGCTCCCCCATGACAGCTCTCTCCTGGGGGAGAAAGAACTTCACTGGCGGCGCCGCCGCCGCCAATTACTATGTAACCCAACCGGAGCTTTTAATCGAGAGATCCGGAAGCTTGAGACCCGTTATGGAAGGACCCGATCTAGACGAAGAAGAAGAAGGAGGAGGAGGGAGTGTAGGAGATTCGAAACGACTCGGGTCAGGTCTAGGTAACTGGGTCAAAGGACAGCTCTCTCGCGCTCCCTCCGTTGCTGCCACGGCGGCGCACCGGAGAAACGATCTGAGGCTTCTTTTAGGAGTCATGGGAGCTCCTCTCGCTCCGATTCACTTCTCCTCCTCCGATCCTTTGCCTCACCTCAGCATCAAAAACACACCTATC GAGACTTCATCTGCGCAGTACATACTCCAACAGTACACCGCAGCTTCCGGCGGACAGAAGCTTCAGAGCTCCATCAAAAACGCTTACGCTATGGGGAAGCTCAAGATGATCACTTCCGAGATCCAGACCGCGACGAGAACCGTGAGGAACCGGAACCCGTCAAAGGCCGAGACCGGAGGGTTCGTTCTCTGGCAGATGAATCCGGACATGTGGTACGTTGAGCTCTCCGTTGGCGGTAATAAAGTTCGCGCTGGATGTAACGGAAAGCTCGTGTGGCGACACACTCCTTGGCTTGGCTCTCATACCGCTAAAGGACCCGTCAGGCCTCTCCGCCGTGGACTTCAGGGGCTTGATCCGAGAACTACTGCTGCCATGTTCGCGGAGGCGAAGTGTATAGGAGAGAAGAATGTCAACGGTGAAGATTGCTTCATCCTCAAGCTATCCACTGACCCGGAGACCCTCAAGGCGAGGAGTGAAGGACCAGCTGAGATCATAAGACACGTTCTCTCCGGCTACTTTAGCCAGAAGACTGGACTCTTGGTTCACATCGAGGATTCGCATCTGACACGGATCCAATCCAACGGTGGAGATACTGTGTTCTGGGAGACCACGTACAACTCGTCCTTAGACGATTACCGCCAGGTGGAAGGGGTCATGATCGCTCACTCGGGGCATTCGGTTGTGACGCTTTTCAGATTTGGGGAAGTAGCGATGAGCCACACGAGGACGAAGATGGAAGAGAGCTGGACGATTGAGGAAGTTGCGTTTAACGTTCCTGGTTTGTCTCTCGATTGCTTTATACCGCCGGCTGATCTCAAGACCGGTTCGGTAGCGGACTCGTGCGAATACGGACAAGAGGAAAGAGGGAAGGCAGCTCACAGGGCCAAAGTTGCAGCCTTGGAGAACTGA